The Vescimonas coprocola genome includes a window with the following:
- the serC gene encoding 3-phosphoserine/phosphohydroxythreonine transaminase, whose protein sequence is MKYGRTFNFSAGPAMMPEPVLEEIRDEMMNYRGSGMCVMEMSHRSKVFQQIADEAEADLRKLMHIPDNYKVLFIQGGGTVQFAMVAMNLMKNGKACYVETGAWSKKAIAEAKKFGEVDVIASSKDKNFSYIPDCSDLDIPDDCDYVYICENETINGTTWNKLPNTKGHVLVSDQSSMFLSRPCNVSDYGLIWAGVQKNVGPAGMAVVIIREDLIRDDLDPKTPIYLMYKTHADNGSMYNTPNCWAIYCCGKVFKYLLNMGGLEEMEKRNIEKAKVLYDFLDSSKLFKGAVVPQDRSLMNVPFVTGDKDLDAAVVAASKEAGFDNLKGHKSVGGLRASIYNAMPKEGVEALVEFLTKFEAEHQA, encoded by the coding sequence ATGAAATACGGTCGTACATTCAATTTCTCCGCCGGTCCCGCTATGATGCCGGAGCCCGTGCTGGAGGAGATCCGGGACGAGATGATGAACTACCGCGGCAGCGGTATGTGCGTCATGGAGATGAGCCACCGCTCCAAGGTGTTCCAGCAGATCGCCGACGAGGCCGAGGCCGACCTGCGCAAGCTGATGCACATCCCCGACAACTACAAGGTCCTGTTCATTCAGGGCGGCGGCACTGTACAGTTCGCCATGGTGGCCATGAACCTCATGAAGAACGGTAAGGCCTGCTATGTGGAGACCGGCGCATGGTCCAAGAAGGCCATTGCCGAGGCCAAGAAGTTCGGCGAGGTGGACGTCATCGCCTCCTCCAAGGATAAGAACTTCTCCTATATCCCCGATTGCAGCGATCTGGACATCCCCGACGACTGCGACTATGTCTACATCTGCGAAAACGAGACCATCAACGGCACCACCTGGAACAAGCTGCCCAACACCAAGGGCCATGTGCTGGTGTCCGACCAGTCCTCCATGTTCCTCTCCCGCCCCTGCAACGTCTCCGACTACGGCCTGATCTGGGCCGGTGTGCAGAAGAACGTGGGCCCCGCCGGCATGGCCGTGGTCATCATCCGTGAGGATCTGATCCGTGACGATCTGGACCCCAAGACCCCCATCTACCTGATGTACAAGACCCATGCCGACAACGGCTCCATGTACAACACCCCCAACTGCTGGGCCATCTACTGCTGCGGCAAGGTATTCAAGTACCTGCTGAACATGGGCGGTCTGGAGGAGATGGAGAAGCGCAACATCGAAAAGGCCAAGGTGCTGTATGACTTCCTGGATTCCTCCAAGCTCTTCAAGGGCGCCGTGGTGCCTCAGGATCGCAGCCTCATGAACGTCCCCTTCGTCACCGGCGACAAGGATCTGGATGCCGCTGTGGTGGCCGCCTCCAAGGAGGCCGGCTTCGACAACCTGAAGGGCCACAAGTCTGTGGGCGGTCTCCGGGCCTCCATCTATAACGCCATGCCCAAGGAGGGTGTGGAGGCTCTGGTGGAGTTCCTCACCAAGTTCGAGGCTGAGCATCAGGCGTAA
- a CDS encoding chloride channel protein, which produces MERLKERVAHIGQYAVTLLKWMVLGGVIGLVGGIIGSLFHIGVDTATQVRLAHSWVLYLMPVGGLAIVGLYRLTKTEGKGTNDVIASVHFGEQVPGLLVPVIFVSTVITHLCGGSAGREGAALQIGGGIGYQAGRLLRLGEKDLPLATLCGMSGVFAALFGTPLTATVFALEVISVGVLYYAGLVPCLTAALTGYLVSVLMGVPPTRFTVTVPGLEVRTMLLVMVLALLCAVVSILFCRGLHGVERLLKRTLKNPYLRVAVGAAVLIGLTLLTNGDYNGAGMEVIGRAIAGQADPWAWVWKLLFTAITIGCGFKGGEVVPSFFVGAAFGCVAAGWLGLPAGFGAAMGLVSVFCGAVNCPLASIILSVELFGSGDLLYFAMACSISYLISGYCGLYSSQTILYSKLRAEFINVRTHE; this is translated from the coding sequence ATGGAACGGCTGAAGGAGCGGGTGGCCCACATCGGACAATATGCGGTGACGCTGCTGAAATGGATGGTGTTGGGCGGTGTCATCGGACTGGTGGGCGGGATCATTGGCTCCCTGTTCCACATCGGCGTGGACACCGCCACACAGGTGCGTCTGGCCCATTCGTGGGTGCTGTACCTGATGCCGGTGGGGGGCCTTGCCATCGTGGGGCTGTATCGGCTCACCAAAACGGAGGGAAAGGGTACCAACGACGTCATCGCCTCCGTCCACTTCGGGGAACAGGTGCCGGGGCTGCTGGTGCCGGTGATCTTCGTGTCCACGGTCATCACCCACCTGTGCGGCGGCAGCGCCGGCCGTGAGGGCGCTGCCCTGCAGATCGGCGGCGGCATCGGTTATCAGGCGGGGCGGCTGCTGCGTCTGGGGGAGAAGGATCTGCCGCTGGCTACCCTGTGCGGCATGAGCGGCGTGTTCGCCGCCCTGTTCGGCACACCCCTGACGGCCACGGTGTTTGCGCTGGAGGTCATCAGCGTGGGCGTTCTGTACTATGCCGGACTGGTGCCGTGCCTGACGGCGGCCTTGACGGGCTATCTGGTGTCGGTGCTCATGGGGGTGCCGCCCACCCGGTTCACGGTGACGGTTCCGGGGCTGGAGGTGCGGACCATGCTGCTGGTGATGGTGCTGGCGCTGCTGTGCGCCGTGGTCAGCATCCTGTTCTGCCGGGGGCTCCACGGAGTGGAGCGTCTGCTGAAGCGGACGCTGAAAAACCCCTACCTGCGGGTGGCGGTGGGAGCGGCGGTGCTCATCGGCTTGACGCTGCTTACCAATGGAGACTACAACGGCGCAGGCATGGAGGTCATCGGTCGGGCCATCGCCGGACAGGCGGATCCGTGGGCATGGGTGTGGAAGCTGCTCTTCACCGCCATCACCATCGGGTGCGGCTTCAAGGGCGGCGAGGTGGTACCCTCCTTCTTCGTGGGAGCCGCCTTCGGCTGCGTGGCGGCGGGCTGGCTGGGCCTTCCGGCGGGCTTCGGGGCCGCTATGGGGCTGGTGTCGGTGTTCTGCGGGGCGGTGAACTGCCCGCTGGCCTCCATCATCCTCAGTGTGGAGCTGTTCGGCTCCGGCGATCTGCTGTATTTCGCCATGGCCTGCTCCATCAGCTATCTGATCTCCGGCTACTGTGGGCTGTACAGCAGCCAGACCATCCTCTACTCCAAGCTGCGGGCGGAGTTCATCAACGTCCGAACCCACGAGTAA
- a CDS encoding DUF421 domain-containing protein → MEDILQQGGQIALTALGSLAALFLLTKLSGNKQVSQMNLFDYVMGITIGSIAAEMASELESPLRPLWAMVVYGLTAWGIALLTNRSIRVRRFITGKPLILMDSGVIYRKNLRRARMDLNEFLMYCRVSGYFDLNQIQTAILEHNGTVTFLPAAMQRPVTPADLSMQPRQELLQTPVVQDGRVLPENLQKAGRDGVWLERKLREKGYHGPEEVLLAMAAGGDQLAVYPMETKKEAREMP, encoded by the coding sequence ATGGAGGATATCCTGCAGCAGGGGGGACAGATCGCCCTGACGGCGCTGGGGTCGCTGGCGGCCCTGTTTTTGCTGACCAAGCTCTCCGGCAACAAGCAGGTGTCCCAGATGAACCTGTTTGACTATGTGATGGGCATTACCATCGGCTCCATCGCCGCCGAAATGGCCTCGGAGCTGGAGTCGCCTCTGCGGCCCCTTTGGGCCATGGTGGTGTATGGGCTGACGGCGTGGGGCATCGCCCTGCTGACCAACAGATCCATCCGGGTACGGCGGTTCATCACCGGCAAGCCGCTGATCCTTATGGACAGCGGCGTCATCTACCGGAAAAACCTGCGGCGAGCCCGGATGGATCTCAACGAATTTCTCATGTACTGCCGGGTATCGGGGTATTTTGACCTCAACCAGATCCAGACCGCCATTTTAGAGCACAACGGCACGGTGACGTTCCTGCCGGCGGCCATGCAGCGGCCGGTGACGCCGGCGGACCTGTCCATGCAGCCCCGGCAGGAGCTGCTCCAGACCCCGGTGGTGCAAGACGGCCGGGTGCTGCCGGAGAATTTGCAGAAGGCGGGAAGGGACGGCGTGTGGCTGGAGCGGAAGCTGCGGGAGAAGGGATATCACGGCCCGGAGGAGGTGCTGCTGGCTATGGCGGCCGGCGGCGATCAGCTGGCGGTATATCCCATGGAGACCAAGAAGGAAGCCAGAGAAATGCCGTAA
- a CDS encoding BaiN/RdsA family NAD(P)/FAD-dependent oxidoreductase, with protein sequence MSEVCIIGGGASGLMAALTALSDPRNRVTLLERQGRVGRKLLSTGNGRCNLSNRHASPAHYHGADSDFCRPALEAFPVAETLRFFHQLGLVTVEEPDGKLYPRSNTANSVLDVLRLALEGQPDRLTLRTGDPVTSLKRRGQGFAVTLESGEILRDMDCVILAAGGAAGSKVGGVLDGYRLAKGLGHHRTALTPALVQLKTDPTYPRSLKGVKTTARITLRRGREVLAENHGEILFTEYGVSGPAIFEISRYAIGEDVTLSLDLWPEQSEADTAAWLRRRQALALRNRELTCGQAFTGALHSRLSQMAAKYAGLSPSLPLADAPEEALAALAHSCKHFDLPVTGTCGFDQAQVTAGGLRTDEFDPHTLQSRLVPGLYACGEVLDVDGDCGGYNLQWAWSSGHLAGQLR encoded by the coding sequence ATGAGTGAGGTCTGCATCATCGGCGGCGGGGCCTCCGGCCTGATGGCGGCGCTGACGGCCCTCTCCGACCCCCGGAACCGGGTGACGCTGCTGGAGCGGCAGGGCCGGGTAGGCCGCAAGCTGCTGTCCACCGGCAACGGGCGGTGCAACCTCTCCAACCGCCATGCCTCCCCGGCTCACTACCACGGAGCCGACTCGGACTTCTGCCGCCCTGCGCTGGAGGCCTTCCCGGTGGCGGAAACACTGCGCTTTTTCCACCAGCTGGGCCTTGTCACGGTGGAGGAGCCCGACGGCAAGCTATATCCCCGCTCCAACACCGCCAATTCCGTGCTGGATGTGCTGCGTCTGGCGCTGGAGGGACAGCCGGATCGGCTGACCCTGCGGACCGGCGACCCCGTCACGTCCCTGAAGCGCCGGGGACAGGGCTTTGCCGTGACACTGGAGAGCGGTGAGATCCTCCGGGACATGGACTGCGTCATTCTGGCCGCAGGCGGCGCTGCCGGCAGCAAGGTGGGCGGCGTGCTGGACGGCTATCGGCTGGCCAAGGGGCTGGGCCACCACCGCACGGCTCTGACCCCGGCGCTGGTGCAGCTCAAGACCGATCCCACCTATCCCCGCTCCCTGAAGGGCGTGAAAACCACCGCCCGCATTACTCTGCGGCGGGGCCGGGAGGTGCTGGCGGAGAACCACGGAGAAATTCTCTTCACCGAGTACGGCGTCAGCGGCCCCGCCATCTTCGAGATCTCCCGCTATGCCATTGGTGAGGACGTGACCCTGTCGCTGGATCTGTGGCCGGAACAGTCAGAAGCGGACACCGCCGCATGGCTCCGCCGCCGGCAGGCGCTGGCGCTCCGCAATCGGGAGCTCACCTGCGGACAGGCCTTCACCGGCGCCCTCCACAGCCGTCTGAGCCAGATGGCGGCCAAGTACGCCGGGCTCTCCCCCTCCCTCCCCCTGGCAGACGCCCCGGAGGAGGCACTGGCGGCGCTGGCCCACAGCTGCAAGCATTTTGACCTGCCCGTCACCGGCACCTGCGGCTTCGATCAGGCACAGGTCACTGCCGGAGGGCTCCGTACCGACGAGTTCGATCCCCACACCCTCCAAAGCCGTCTGGTCCCAGGCCTGTACGCCTGCGGTGAGGTGCTGGATGTGGACGGCGACTGCGGCGGCTACAATCTGCAATGGGCATGGTCCAGCGGCCATCTGGCCGGGCAGCTTCGATAA
- the ruvX gene encoding Holliday junction resolvase RuvX, whose product MKIMAIDYGDAHTGIAISDATGTLAGFTTVIDSRKAEVVVQEILRLIPEHGVTELVLGYPKNMDGTVGPRAEKAAAFAETLRQAAGLPVTLWDERRTTVDAHNILFNNGKNAKKRKKVVDAVAASLMLEGYLTRKRLEAQRHE is encoded by the coding sequence ATGAAGATCATGGCCATTGATTACGGCGACGCCCACACCGGCATCGCCATCTCCGACGCCACCGGCACGCTGGCAGGCTTCACCACCGTCATCGACAGCCGCAAGGCGGAGGTGGTGGTACAGGAGATCCTCCGGCTGATCCCGGAGCATGGGGTCACGGAGCTGGTGCTGGGCTATCCCAAGAACATGGACGGCACCGTGGGTCCCCGTGCCGAGAAGGCCGCCGCCTTTGCTGAGACACTGCGGCAGGCAGCGGGCCTCCCCGTGACCCTGTGGGACGAGCGGCGCACCACGGTGGATGCCCACAACATCCTATTTAACAATGGAAAGAACGCCAAAAAGCGCAAAAAGGTGGTGGACGCCGTGGCGGCGTCCCTGATGCTGGAGGGCTATCTCACCCGCAAGCGGCTGGAGGCACAGCGCCATGAGTGA
- the rpmG gene encoding 50S ribosomal protein L33, with product MRVKITLRCNECKQRNYNTMKNKKNNPDRLEMNKYCPFCRKHTVHTETK from the coding sequence ATGCGAGTGAAGATCACTTTGAGATGCAATGAGTGCAAGCAGAGAAACTACAACACGATGAAGAACAAGAAGAACAACCCTGACCGTCTTGAAATGAACAAGTATTGCCCCTTCTGCAGAAAGCATACGGTCCATACCGAAACCAAGTAA
- the secE gene encoding preprotein translocase subunit SecE has translation MAEEKKVKKDHGKWFREMRSELMKVVWPSAKTTAKNTGTVLLCSLGVGACIWIFDGVAVLAVKTLIGLFTH, from the coding sequence ATGGCAGAGGAAAAGAAAGTCAAGAAGGATCACGGCAAGTGGTTCCGTGAAATGAGAAGCGAACTGATGAAGGTGGTATGGCCCAGCGCCAAGACCACGGCCAAGAACACCGGCACTGTGCTGCTGTGCTCTCTGGGTGTGGGCGCCTGCATCTGGATCTTTGACGGCGTGGCTGTGCTGGCTGTCAAGACGCTGATCGGCCTGTTTACGCACTAA
- the nusG gene encoding transcription termination/antitermination protein NusG — MADNAKWYVIHTYSGYENAVKAAIEKSVVNRNMSDMVLKMEIPMETVTEVTESGVMKEVERKVFPGYVLIKMILTDDTWHLIRNIRGVTGFVGEANKAIPLTEEEVAALGVEKHEIVVLYNVGDTVKITDGPLASFMGTVEEIDADKNKVRVVVSMFGRETPVELELDQVEVVQP; from the coding sequence ATGGCTGATAACGCAAAATGGTATGTCATCCACACCTATTCCGGCTATGAAAATGCGGTGAAGGCGGCCATTGAAAAGTCCGTGGTGAACCGCAATATGTCCGACATGGTCCTGAAGATGGAGATCCCTATGGAGACCGTCACCGAGGTCACTGAGTCGGGTGTCATGAAGGAAGTGGAGCGCAAGGTGTTCCCCGGTTACGTCCTCATTAAGATGATCTTGACAGATGACACCTGGCATCTGATCCGCAACATCCGTGGCGTCACCGGCTTCGTAGGAGAGGCCAACAAGGCCATCCCCCTGACGGAGGAGGAGGTCGCTGCACTGGGTGTGGAAAAGCACGAGATCGTGGTGCTGTACAACGTGGGCGATACCGTGAAGATCACGGACGGCCCTCTGGCCAGCTTCATGGGTACCGTGGAGGAGATCGACGCCGACAAGAACAAGGTCCGTGTGGTGGTCTCCATGTTCGGGAGAGAGACTCCCGTAGAGCTGGAGCTCGATCAGGTCGAGGTCGTCCAGCCCTGA
- the rplK gene encoding 50S ribosomal protein L11, producing MAQKVVGYVKLQIPAGKATPAPPVGPALGQHGVNIAAFTKEFNERTKNDMGLIIPVVITVYADRSFTFITKTPPAAVLIKKECNIESGSGVPNKTKVATISKASIQKIAELKMRDLNAASLEAAMSMIAGTARSMGVVVGE from the coding sequence ATGGCACAGAAAGTCGTTGGTTATGTAAAACTGCAGATCCCTGCAGGCAAGGCAACCCCCGCACCCCCCGTTGGCCCCGCTCTGGGTCAGCACGGCGTGAACATCGCCGCTTTCACCAAGGAGTTCAACGAGCGCACCAAGAATGACATGGGTCTCATCATCCCCGTGGTCATCACCGTGTACGCCGATCGCTCTTTCACCTTCATCACCAAGACCCCCCCGGCTGCGGTGCTGATCAAGAAGGAGTGCAACATCGAGTCCGGCTCCGGTGTGCCTAACAAGACCAAGGTGGCCACCATCTCCAAGGCCTCCATTCAGAAGATCGCTGAGCTGAAGATGCGTGATCTGAACGCTGCTTCTCTGGAAGCTGCCATGAGCATGATCGCCGGCACCGCCCGTTCTATGGGCGTCGTCGTGGGCGAATAA
- the rplA gene encoding 50S ribosomal protein L1, whose translation MFRGKKYKDSAKQIDRGTLYDPKEGLELVCKTASAKFDETVELHVKLGVDSRHADQQVRGAIVLPNGTGKTARVLVFAKGDKADAAREAGADFVGDMDMVEKIQKENWFDFDVVVASPDMMGVVGRLGKLLGPKGLMPSPKAGTVTPDVAKAVKEVKAGKVEYRLDKTNIIHCPIGKVSFGADKLYENYSALIGAIIKAKPAAAKGQYIKSCVAAATMGPGVKMNANKQI comes from the coding sequence ATGTTTAGAGGTAAGAAGTATAAAGACAGTGCAAAGCAGATCGACCGTGGGACCCTGTACGATCCCAAGGAGGGTCTGGAGCTGGTATGCAAGACCGCTTCCGCCAAGTTCGACGAGACCGTCGAGCTGCACGTGAAGCTGGGCGTTGACTCCCGTCACGCCGATCAGCAGGTCCGTGGCGCCATCGTGCTGCCCAACGGTACCGGCAAGACCGCCCGTGTGCTGGTGTTCGCCAAGGGCGACAAGGCCGACGCTGCCCGTGAGGCCGGCGCCGATTTCGTGGGCGATATGGACATGGTGGAGAAGATCCAGAAGGAGAACTGGTTCGACTTCGACGTGGTGGTCGCTTCCCCCGACATGATGGGTGTTGTGGGCCGTCTGGGTAAGCTGCTGGGCCCCAAGGGCCTGATGCCCTCCCCCAAGGCCGGCACCGTCACTCCCGACGTGGCCAAGGCCGTGAAGGAGGTCAAGGCCGGTAAGGTGGAGTATCGTCTGGACAAGACCAACATCATCCACTGCCCCATCGGCAAGGTGTCCTTCGGCGCTGACAAGCTGTATGAGAACTATTCTGCTCTCATCGGCGCCATCATCAAGGCCAAGCCCGCCGCTGCCAAGGGCCAGTATATCAAGTCCTGCGTGGCTGCCGCCACCATGGGCCCCGGCGTGAAGATGAACGCCAACAAGCAGATCTGA
- the rplJ gene encoding 50S ribosomal protein L10 → MPNAKVLSEKQAVVAALTEKLQNAAAGVIVDYKGITVAEDTTLRTQCRENNIDYAVVKNTLLRFAFNNVGLNELDDQLNGATSLAVCMDDPVAPARVIAEFAKKLNGKFEIKGGFMDGKVVSLETVNALAAIPALPVLQAQVLGTMLAPISALACVLKQIAEKQGAPAEEAAAE, encoded by the coding sequence ATGCCCAACGCAAAAGTTCTGTCTGAGAAGCAGGCCGTCGTGGCGGCGCTGACCGAGAAGCTGCAGAACGCAGCTGCCGGTGTCATCGTTGATTACAAGGGCATCACGGTGGCAGAGGATACCACTCTGCGTACCCAGTGCCGTGAGAACAACATTGACTACGCTGTCGTCAAGAACACCCTGCTGCGCTTTGCTTTCAACAATGTGGGCCTGAACGAGCTGGACGATCAGCTCAACGGCGCCACGTCTCTGGCCGTGTGCATGGATGACCCCGTCGCTCCGGCCCGTGTGATCGCAGAGTTCGCAAAGAAACTCAACGGCAAGTTCGAGATCAAGGGCGGCTTCATGGACGGCAAGGTCGTCTCCCTGGAGACCGTCAATGCTCTGGCTGCCATCCCCGCTCTGCCCGTGCTGCAGGCTCAGGTTCTGGGTACCATGCTGGCTCCCATTTCCGCTCTGGCCTGCGTGCTGAAGCAAATTGCAGAGAAGCAGGGCGCTCCCGCTGAGGAAGCCGCTGCCGAGTAA
- the rplL gene encoding 50S ribosomal protein L7/L12, translating to MSEKVTAMIEEIKGLTVLELSELVHALEEEFGVSAAAMAAPAAGAAAPAAEEKTDFDVVLTGFDAAQKIKVIKVIREVMGLGLAEAKAAVEGAPTTMKEGLSKEDAEALKKQVEEVGGKVELK from the coding sequence ATGTCCGAGAAAGTTACTGCTATGATCGAAGAAATCAAGGGCCTGACCGTTCTGGAGCTCAGCGAGCTGGTTCACGCTCTGGAGGAGGAGTTCGGCGTTTCCGCCGCTGCCATGGCTGCTCCTGCTGCTGGTGCTGCTGCTCCCGCTGCTGAGGAGAAGACCGACTTCGACGTCGTTCTGACTGGCTTCGATGCCGCTCAGAAGATCAAGGTTATCAAGGTCATCCGTGAGGTCATGGGTCTGGGTCTGGCCGAGGCCAAGGCTGCCGTCGAGGGCGCTCCCACCACCATGAAGGAGGGTCTGTCCAAGGAGGATGCCGAGGCTCTGAAGAAGCAGGTCGAGGAAGTCGGCGGCAAGGTCGAGCTGAAGTAA
- a CDS encoding DUF4368 domain-containing protein: protein MEFFTIFLTLRGSIMRWYRWPAPSWWRLELKKDESKRMDIDDFLETVRRYTDAATITRRMVAELIDHIEVYHAEKQDGVTNQRVVIYYNCIGAFDVPDRRKIPEADIIMEKRKGVALSYAPERLAV from the coding sequence ATGGAGTTTTTCACGATTTTTTTGACGCTGCGGGGGAGTATTATGCGCTGGTACCGGTGGCCTGCGCCGAGCTGGTGGCGGCTGGAACTGAAAAAGGACGAGAGCAAGCGCATGGACATTGACGATTTTCTTGAAACGGTGCGGCGGTACACAGACGCAGCCACCATTACAAGGCGGATGGTTGCAGAGCTGATCGACCACATTGAGGTGTACCACGCTGAAAAGCAGGACGGCGTTACCAATCAGCGTGTCGTGATCTACTACAACTGCATCGGTGCCTTTGATGTGCCGGATCGCCGGAAGATCCCGGAGGCCGACATTATCATGGAAAAAAGAAAAGGCGTAGCACTCAGCTACGCCCCGGAACGCCTTGCAGTATGA
- a CDS encoding M23 family metallopeptidase has translation MTETKHRRPARRTLAHGQPLRRPMARRTPQRRPTAGQRPRPAVGRLWQLVVCGALLLGVVAIKLTAPDTLEPYRQRLLMLMGGDTDFTAAFSAVGHAFDGSLTGALDDAYTAVFGPRQAQPTAATYTAENTPEDVCLTQQVLGFAYAAPVQGTVTDGFGWRENAFHYGTDIAADAGTVISSFADGTVTAVGDSSQLGNYVTVSHAGAFTTLYAHCSRITASSGQQVALGDPIAEVGETGNATGPHLHFALQKDTVYLDPAYYGIG, from the coding sequence ATGACCGAGACAAAGCACCGCCGGCCCGCCCGCCGCACACTGGCACACGGGCAGCCTCTGCGCCGCCCGATGGCCCGCCGCACGCCGCAGCGCAGGCCCACCGCAGGCCAGAGGCCCCGCCCCGCCGTGGGCCGCCTGTGGCAACTGGTGGTGTGCGGAGCGCTGCTGCTGGGGGTGGTGGCCATAAAGCTGACGGCCCCGGACACGCTGGAGCCTTACCGTCAGAGACTCTTGATGCTGATGGGCGGCGACACAGATTTTACGGCGGCCTTTTCGGCCGTAGGTCACGCCTTTGACGGCTCTCTGACCGGAGCACTGGACGACGCCTACACGGCGGTGTTCGGCCCCCGGCAGGCGCAGCCCACCGCAGCCACCTACACGGCGGAGAACACCCCAGAGGACGTGTGCCTGACCCAGCAGGTGCTGGGCTTTGCCTACGCCGCCCCGGTGCAGGGGACCGTCACCGACGGCTTCGGATGGCGGGAGAACGCCTTCCACTACGGCACGGACATCGCCGCCGACGCCGGGACCGTCATCTCCAGCTTCGCTGACGGCACCGTCACGGCGGTGGGGGACAGCAGCCAACTGGGCAACTATGTGACCGTGTCCCACGCCGGGGCCTTTACCACCCTGTATGCCCATTGCAGCCGCATTACTGCCTCCTCCGGCCAGCAGGTGGCGCTGGGCGATCCCATTGCCGAGGTGGGGGAGACCGGCAACGCCACTGGCCCGCACCTCCACTTCGCACTCCAGAAGGACACCGTCTATCTGGATCCCGCCTACTATGGCATTGGCTGA
- a CDS encoding metalloprotease, which produces MALAERLRISPGVPLLLAAFVWLASPLLLGAILSAAVCHELGHWLVLRRVGGRIQRLHITVFGAEMQVDDRRISYGGELLTAAAGPVSNLLLAAAMGLLGRWWEPLYLFAGAQLVLGAFNLLPALPLDGGRILWLALAWLTEPYTAQRVLSAVSLAVSLALLLGGGWFIWRQGGSPFLLVGAVGLTGWNLREIKLAKGG; this is translated from the coding sequence ATGGCATTGGCTGAGCGCCTGCGGATCTCGCCGGGGGTGCCGCTGCTGCTGGCGGCCTTCGTGTGGCTGGCCTCCCCACTGCTGCTGGGGGCTATCCTGTCGGCGGCGGTGTGCCATGAGCTGGGCCACTGGCTGGTGCTGCGAAGGGTAGGAGGCCGGATCCAAAGACTGCATATCACCGTGTTCGGCGCCGAGATGCAGGTGGATGACCGCCGCATCTCCTACGGCGGCGAGCTGCTGACCGCCGCCGCAGGCCCGGTGAGCAATCTGCTGCTGGCGGCGGCCATGGGCCTTCTGGGCCGGTGGTGGGAGCCGCTGTATCTCTTTGCCGGGGCGCAGCTGGTACTGGGGGCCTTCAACCTGCTGCCTGCCCTGCCGCTGGATGGCGGCCGTATCCTGTGGCTGGCGCTGGCGTGGCTGACGGAGCCCTATACCGCCCAGCGGGTGCTGTCGGCGGTGAGCCTTGCGGTGTCGCTGGCGCTGCTGCTGGGTGGCGGATGGTTCATCTGGCGGCAGGGCGGCAGCCCCTTTTTGCTGGTGGGGGCCGTGGGGCTGACCGGATGGAATCTGCGGGAAATAAAGCTTGCCAAAGGGGGATAA